In one Candidatus Nitronereus thalassa genomic region, the following are encoded:
- the cysC gene encoding adenylyl-sulfate kinase codes for MRDMKLNSGFTIWLTGLPSSGKSTLSRLVCQSLEEAGLPVVILDGDEIRQRLTKGLGFSKADRDENIRRIAYVAKLLTKVGAIPIVAAISPFHETRDRARTEIGKFVEIYVNCPLQKCIDRDVKGLYAKACRGEIKNFTGVSDPYEPPDNPELVVHTDLDTPEANLKEILECLIGLNYLPEQIIDQVFPGKENPVENKTVQSVASGNWAI; via the coding sequence ATGAGAGACATGAAATTAAACAGTGGTTTTACAATTTGGTTAACCGGACTTCCGAGTTCAGGTAAGAGTACGTTGTCCCGTTTGGTATGCCAGAGTTTAGAGGAAGCAGGTCTTCCTGTAGTGATTTTAGATGGGGACGAAATTCGTCAACGTCTTACGAAAGGGCTAGGATTTTCAAAGGCAGATCGAGATGAAAATATTCGACGAATCGCATACGTGGCAAAATTATTAACCAAGGTTGGCGCGATTCCTATCGTTGCAGCCATTTCGCCCTTTCACGAAACGCGAGATCGAGCAAGAACTGAAATTGGAAAATTTGTAGAAATTTATGTTAATTGCCCTTTGCAAAAATGTATAGATCGTGATGTCAAAGGGTTGTATGCCAAAGCCTGTCGGGGAGAGATCAAAAATTTTACCGGGGTGTCAGATCCTTATGAGCCACCAGATAATCCAGAATTAGTCGTGCATACCGATTTGGATACTCCAGAAGCCAACCTTAAGGAAATTCTTGAATGTTTGATTGGCCTCAACTATCTCCCTGAACAAATTATTGATCAGGTATTTCCTGGTAAAGAAAATCCTGTTGAGAACAAAACCGTGCAGAGTGTGGCTTCAGGAAATTGGGCCATATAA